ATGATCAGATTGGTGTGCGATAATCTGAATACACATAAAATCGGCTCTCTTTATGAGACATTTCCGCCTGAACAGGCAAGGCGGCAGGCAAAGCGTCTTGAAATTCATTACACACCGAAACATGGAAGCTGGTTAAATATTGCCGAAATAGAACTCAGCGCATTGACAAGGCAATGTCTTGACCGACGAATTCAGGATTGAGACGCTGCGTAATGAAATCGGAGCATGGGAACAAAAAAGAAATGAACAGCAAAAAGGAGTTGATTGGCAATTTACCACTGAAGATGCCCGTATAAAACTTAGACGTCTTTACCCTATATACAACTCATGAAAACAAAATTGACGAAGCACTATATATCCTTGTGAAATAGCATAACTTACAAGATTTATTTGTTTCAATTGTTTAAGTTCTTCATCCATCTTTTCCCCTACCAGC
This genomic window from Desulfobacterales bacterium contains:
- a CDS encoding transposase translates to MKELAEVRYPEADMIRLVCDNLNTHKIGSLYETFPPEQARRQAKRLEIHYTPKHGSWLNIAEIELSALTRQCLDRRIQD